In the genome of Aspergillus flavus chromosome 8, complete sequence, one region contains:
- a CDS encoding dolichyl-diphosphooligosaccharide--protein glycosyltransferase subunit STT3 yields MAETPVDALLKGNTGRNTRGLLRIIILVTIAAAAVSSRLFSVIRFESIIHEFDPWFNFRATKYLVQHGFESFWDWFDDRTWHPLGRVTGGTLYPGLMVTSGVIYHILRFLTIPVDIRNICVLLAPAFSGLTAFAMYLLTCEMSISPSAGLLAAAFMGITPGYISRSVAGSYDNEAIAIFLLVFTFFLWIKAVKNGSIMWGALTALFYGYMVSAWGGYVFITNLIPLHVFVLLCMGRYSSRLYISYTTWYALGTLASMQIPFVGFLPIRNSDHMSALGVFGLIQLVAFADFVRGFIPGKQFQRLLTAMVIIVFGVAFAGLVLLTVSGVIAPWSGRFYSLWDTGYAKIHIPIIASVSEHQPTAWPAFFFDLNLLIWLFPAGVYMCFRDLKDEHVFVIIYAVLASYFAGVMVRLMLTLTPIVCVAAALALSTIIDTYVFASRGPSPQSKAQDETSAEGLRSTRNPVVGISSYISKAVVTSSVVIYLLLFVAHCTWVTSNAYSSPSVVLASRMPDGSQFIIDDYREAYYWLRQNTPDNAKIMSWWDYGYQIGGMADRPTLVDNNTWNNTHIATVGKAMSSREEVSYPILRQHDVDYVLVVFGGLLGYSGDDINKFLWMVRIAEGIWPDEVKERDYFTARGEYRVDDEATPAMRNSLMYKMSYYNYNALFQQGQAMDRVRGSRLPAEGPQLSTLEEAFTSENWIIRIYKVKDLDNLGRDHNSATAFERGHKRKRATKRKGPRVLRTE; encoded by the exons ATGGCCGAAACACCTGTTGATGCCTTGTTGAAAGGCAACACCGGCAGGAATACGCGCGGCCTGCTGCGCATTATCATTCTAGTTACAATCGCCGCCGCTGCAGTGTCGAGTCGACTGTTCAGTGTTATTC GTTTTGAAAGCATTATCCATGAAT TCGATCCTTGGTTTAATTTTCGCGCAACAAAATACTTGGTACAACATGGCTTCGAAAGCTTCTGGGACTGGTTTGATGACC GAACATGGCACCCTCTGGGCCGTGTCACGGGTGGCACGTTATACCCAGGTCTCATGGTGACCAGCGGCGTGATCTACCACATCCTCCGATTCCTAACCATTCCCGTCGACATTCGCAACATTTGTGTCTTGCTCGCACCGGCATTTTCTGGTCTCACGGCATTTGCGATGTATCTGCTGACCTGCGAGATGTCCATCTCACCTTCCGCTGGTCTCCTTGCTGCCGCCTTCATGGGTATTACCCCGGGATACATCTCTCGATCTGTTGCGGGTAGCTATGATAACGAAGCCATTGcaatcttccttcttgtattcaccttcttcttgtgGATCAAGGCTGTCAAAAATGGTTCGATCATGTGGGGAGCGCTGACCGCTCTCTTCTACGGTTACATGGTGTCGGCTTGGGGTGGTTATGTCTTTATCACCAATCTGATTCCCTTGCATGTCTTTGTGCTTCTCTGTATGGGAAGATATAGCTCCCGTCTGTACATCAGTTACACCACCTGGTATGCGCTGGGAACTTTGGCAAGCATGCAGATTCCATTCGTCGGCTTCCTCCCCATTCGGAACAGTGACCATATGTCTGCCTTGG GTGTATTTGGTCTGATTCAACTCGTGGCATTTGCTGACTTTGTCCGCGGCTTCATCCCCGGTAAACAGTTCCAGAGACTTCTCACTGCCATGGTTatcatcgtcttcggtgTTGCCTTTGCCGGACTTGTTCTTTTGACCGTGTCCGGAGTAATTGCCCCGTGGAGCGGTCGCTTTTACTCCCTGTGGGATACTGGCTACGCCAAAATCCATATCCCTATCATTGCATCGGTGTCGGAGCACCAGCCGACTGCTTGgccagctttcttctttgacttgAACCTCCTCATTTGGCTCTTCCCCGCCGGAGTCTACATGTGCTTCCGTGATCTCAAGGACGAGCACGTCTTCGTCATTATCTACGCCGTCCTGGCAAGCTACTTCGCCGGTGTCATGGTTCGTCTCATGCTGACATTGACCCCGATTGTCTGCGTGGCGGCTGCGCTGGCGTTGTCGACCATCATTGATACGTATGTGTTTGCATCTCGTGGGCCGAGTCCTCAGAGCAAGGCCCAAGATGAGACATCCGCAGAAGGTCTTCGTTCCACAAGGAACCCGGTTGTTGGAATTTCCTCTTATATTTCCAAGGCCGTTGTGACATCCTCTGTCGTCATTTATCTGCTCCTGTTCGTTGCGCACTGCACTTGGGTCACATCCAATGCCTACTCTTCCCCTTCGGTTGTTCTGGCTAGTCGGATGCCGGATGGCAGCCAATTCATCATCGACGACTACCGTGAAGCCTACTACTGGCTTCGCCAGAACACCCCCGATAACGCCAAGATCATGTCCTGGTGGGATTATGGATACCAGATTGGTGGTATGGCGGATCGCCCCACTCTTGTTGACAACAACACCTGGAATAACACCCACATCGCCACTGTTGGAAAGGCGATGAGCTCTCGCGAGGAGGTTAGCTATCCTATCCTCCGCCAGCATGATGTTGATTATGTGCTGGTAGTGTTCGGCGGTTTGTTGGGTTACTCTGGTGATGACATCAATAAGTTTCTCTGGATGGTTAGAATTGCCGAAGGCATCTGGCCCGATGAGGTCAAGGAGCGGGACTACTTCACGGCACGGGGCGAATACCgtgttgatgatgaggctACCCCCGCGATGCGCAACAGCTTAAT GTACAAAATGTCCTACTACAACTATAACGCTCTCTTCCAGCAGGGTCAAGCCATGGACCGCGTCCGAGGCTCTCGACTGCCCGCTGAAGGGCCACAGCTTTCCACCCTCGAAGAAGCGTTTACCAGCGAGAACTGGATCATCCGTATCTACAAGGTCAAGGACCTTGACAACTTGGGCCGTGACCATAACAGCGCCACAGCCTTTGAGCGGGGCCACAAGCGGAAGCGCGCTACCAAGAGGAAAGGACCCCGTGTTCTGCGAACCGAGTAA
- a CDS encoding putative COP9 signalosome subunit 8, with protein sequence MDLPPLSKEQLSAVLKSSRSPTELYNILVEHEGEAYLMSTSDSNVSELLSLFYSTFFFAHLLTDQIYEARAMTQRMPQELSQNDPSLQNCLTLLRAVWQRNYESIYKILRELPWPDFLRPAVESYETYFQEKTLKEVSHAYEAIRPATAANYLGLDTAAAEQGDPAVIQKFTAVGWVWDESTRLLHPKPIPTAPEKDTRLYDEVSQIMALIGKHGG encoded by the exons ATGGATTTACCTCCACTCTCCAAGGAACAACTTTCCGCAGTGCTCAAATCTAGTCGTTCACCAACCGAGCTCTACAATATTTTGGTGGAGCACGAGGGCGAGGCTTATTTAATGTCAACATCTGATAGCAATGTATCGGAGCTCCTCAGTCTATTCTACTcgacctttttctttgcgcATCTTCTGACAGATCAAAT ATATGAAGCTCGCGCGATGACTCAACGAATGCCACAAGAGCTGTCTCAAAATGATCCGTCGCTCCAGAATTGTCTGACTCTCTTACGGGCTGTTTGGCAGAGGAACTATGAGTCAATCTACAAAATCTTAAGAGAGCTACCCTGGCCAGATTTCCTGCGTCCGGCGGTAGAAAGCTACGAGA CATATTTTCAAGAGAAAACATTGAAAGAAGTCAGCCATGCCTACGAAGCGATACGGCCTGCAACAGCTGCAAACTATCTCGGTCTCGATACTGCTGCAGCAGAACAGGGCGACCCCGCAGTGATACAGAAATTCACTGCAGTTGGGTGGGTATGGGATGAAAGCACAAGACTATTACACCCTAAACCAATCCCCACCGCACCAGAAAAGGACACTCGGTTATACGATGAAGTGAGTCAAATTATGGCGTTGATTGGGAAGCACGGGGGCTAG